The following proteins come from a genomic window of Ilumatobacter coccineus YM16-304:
- a CDS encoding VOC family protein has protein sequence MSLGIAAITFDCENAQTLAAFWAEALGRPVDPDDGGTGIFFASIGRTNPTPGAPAFMFIKVPEGKTVKNRTHLDLDAEDRAAEVERLVGLGASVVHDKDEWGVRWTTLTDPEGNEFCVATH, from the coding sequence ATGAGCCTCGGCATCGCCGCCATCACCTTCGACTGCGAGAACGCACAGACCCTCGCCGCCTTCTGGGCCGAAGCACTCGGACGCCCGGTCGATCCCGACGACGGAGGCACCGGCATCTTCTTCGCCTCGATCGGGCGGACGAACCCGACGCCCGGAGCACCGGCCTTCATGTTCATCAAGGTGCCCGAAGGCAAGACGGTGAAGAATCGCACGCACCTCGATCTCGATGCCGAGGACCGCGCCGCGGAAGTCGAACGGCTCGTCGGGCTCGGCGCGAGCGTCGTGCACGACAAGGACGAGTGGGGCGTCCGGTGGACCACGCTGACCGACCCCGAAGGCAACGAGTTCTGCGTGGCGACTCACTGA